In the Cellulomonas sp. C5510 genome, CGCCTGGTACACGGCCCGCAGCCTGCGCCGCGCCCGGTGCACCTTGGTCGCCGCGCCGGCGGGCGTGCACCCGAGGACCGATGCGAGCTCGGCGGTCGACAGCTCGGCGGCGGCGAGCAGACCGATCACCTCGCGGTCCGCGGGACGCAGCCGCGCGATCGCCCGCCGCAGGTCGTACAGCTCGTCCACGAGGGCACCGCCGTCCTCCCCCACCGCCGGCGGCAGCGCGCGGAGCCGGTCGTGCAGGGCCACCCGGCGCCCGAGCGACCGGATGTGGTTCGCCATCACGCGGCGCGCGACGGCGAGCAGCCACGCGCGCGGGTCCGCGAGGTCGGGCGCTCCCCGGCGCCAGACGGTGGCGAACACCTCCGCCACGACGTCCTCCGCGTCCACGGCGTCCAGCCGGGTCCGCGCGAAGCGGTACACCGTGCGCGCGTGCGCCGCGTACAGGTCCTCCAGGTGTGCGGCGCCGACCGGGCGGCGATCCGTGGCGTCCGCGCCCGGGGTCGCGTCGGCGGGGCGGGTCGCCTGGCCCGCGTCGTCGGGGACCGGGTCGACGACGCGCGGCCACGGGTCGACCTCGTGCGGCGGGGCGGGGACCGGCACGGCATCACCTCCGGGGACCGGTGCAGGGGCTCCGCCCTGGGCAGTGTCCGGACCGGGCGCGGCCATGACACCGCAGCCTGGATGGCACGACGCGGGCCCGGCCGGACACTTCCCACGGCATGAGAGATCCCCGCCCCGTCCACGGCCGCGCCTGCGCGTCCGCCGTCGTCCTCCTCGTCGTCGTCGGCCTCCTGGCGGCCTGCGCCTCCGCGACGCCCGCCGGCGGTGACGCCGCCCCCGTGCCGGAGGGCGTCACCTCCCCGGCCGGCCGGGACCCCGCGGCGGACGACCCGTCCTCACCGGGCCCGGCGCCCGGCGCGCAGGGCGGGCACGCCGGGGACCGGGGGCCCGACCTGTCCGCGCACTCCCCCGACGACCCGTCCAGCCCGTGGGTCGTCGTGAACAAGGCCCGACCGCTCGACCGTGCTTACGTCCCGGAGCTCACCGAGGTCCGCGGCTACCTGCTGCACCCCGCGGCCGCGACCGACCTCACCGCGCTGCTGGCGGCGGCCGAGGAGGACGGCGTCCACCTGACGGTGCGCAGCGCCTACCGGTCGGCTGAGTACCAGGCACGCGTCCACGACGGCTGGGTGGCGCAGCTGGGCAGGGAGCGGGCGGAGCAGGTCTCCGCGCGACCCGGGCACAGCGAGCACCAGACGGGCCTGGCGGTGGACCTGGGCAGCACGACGCAGCCCGGGTGCGACTTCAGCGACTGCTTCGGGTCGACACCCGAGGGTCGGTGGCTCGTGGAGCACGCGACGGACTTCGGGTTCCTGCTCCGGTACACCGCGGCGAACCAGGACCTCACCGGGTTCGCCCCCGAGGGCTGGCACCTGCGGCACGTCGGGCGCGAGCTGTCGGCCCACCTGGCGCGGGAGCGGGTGGACACCCTCGAGGAGCTCTTCGACGTGCCCGGCGGTGACCGGTACCCGTGAGCCGGCGCCCCACCCGGACCCCGGGGCCTGCCGGTGCGGTCAGCGCAGCAGCAACCAGCGTCCCAGCACGCCGACACCCGCGGACCACACCAGCGAGGCGAGGGTCCCGATCACGAACCGCTCGGAGACCGCGGGGTCGTCGCCCGCACGCAGCTCGGGGTAGCGCCCGAGACCCTTGACCGCCACGACGACGGCCACGCCCCCGGGCTCGCCCGCGAGCAGGGTCCCGGTGACGGCCAGGCGCTCCAGCACACCGATCCAGGTGCCGCCGCGCAGCTTCGCGCGTGCCCGGTCGCCGTCCGGCCCGTCCCCGCCGCGGGACGCGCCGCCCTTCGCGCGCCGGTTGACCCGGCCCTTGCGGTAGTCGCGCTGGTGCTCGTTGGCCGGCTCGGCCGCGGAGGTCCCCGCCCGGGGCGCCGGACCGGAGCGGCGCCCGCCGCGGTCGGCGAGCCGCAGCACGCCGGCCGCCGCGACCCAGCCGAGCCCCGCGCTGACGGCCAGCGCGGCCACCACGACCACGGTCCCCCACAGCGGCGTCATGCCGGCTCCTCCCCCTCGACGGCCGCCCCATCGTCCCGGGGTCCGGCCGCGAGGCGGAGCAGGCGCGCCGCGGCGGGGCGGGCGGCGAGCTCCTCGGCCCACAGGGCCGTGCGCAGGCGCTCGCTGACGGCCTGCTGGCTGATGCCCAGCGCGGCGGCGGCGTCCTCCTGCCGCGGCGGCTCGGTGCCGGGCACCGAGGTCATGCGGTCGACGACCGCCCAGCCGGCGGCCGTCCGTCGGGCGACGACGGCGCCGAGCAGCGCGAGCACCGCCTCGGACTCGGCCGCCGCGGACGGGTCGTCGCCGCGGACGGCCACCGGCACGGTGCGCGAGCGGGACTTCGCCGCCTCGACGGCCTCCCGGGCGTGGATGAAGGCCCTCCCGGACGCCTCCCGGGACGACGCGGGCAGCGGCTCGTCGACGCTCCCGGCGCCGATGCCGATGCTCCAGCCGCCGAGCCGCACCAGGTGCAGCGTGAGCGCGACGACGAGCGCAGGGTCCGCCAGCACGGCCTGGACCTCGTCCCCGACGGTGCGCTCGAACGGAAGGACGACCCCTCGGGGCGCCGCCGCGGCGAGCGGGGACGTCTCAGCCCCCAGCGCGTCGAGCAGCGCGCCGACGCGGTCGCCCACGCGTCGGCTGTCCTGCTGGTCGACCGTCATGATCCACATGGGGACAAGGCTACGACCTTGTGAAGTACACATACAAGGTCTGCACCTTGTACAGCACCGAACAAGCCTGGGGCCTTGTGCGGCAGTCAGCCCAGCGAGAGTCCGCGCGGCGCGGAGACGCCCTCGGAGATCTCCGCGTACGCCGCCACGAGCAGCGTCGGGTCGGGACCCTCCAGGCGCGACGGCCGGGCCACGTCGTCGAGCACGACGAACCGCAACCGGTCGCCGCGCGTCTTCTTGTCCCGTCGCATCGCCGCGTGGAGCTGGTCCCAGCGGTCGCCGCGGTACGACGTCGGCAGGCCGAGCCCCTCGAGCACCGACCGGTGCCGCGCGACGACGGTCTCGTCCAGGCGGCCCGCGAGCCGCGCGAGCTCGGCGGCGTACACCATGCCCACCGACACCGCGGCGCCGTGCCGCCACGAGTAGCGCTCCACGTGCTCGATGGCGTGGCCCAGCGTGTGGCCGTAGTTGAGGATCTCGCGCAGCCCCTGCTCGGTGAGGTCCTCCCCCACGACCCGGGCCTTCACCGCCACCGACCGCTCGACGAGCTCGGCCAGCACCGGCGACGCGGCGCCGCGCACCGGGTCGGTGACCTCGTCGCGGTGCGCCTCGACCAGGTCGAGGATGCGCGGGTCGGCGATGAACCCGCACTTCACGACCTCGCCCAGCCCCGCGACGTAGTCGTGCCGCGGCATGCTCTCCAGCGCGGCCAGGTCGCAGAGCACCCCGACCGGCGGGTGGAACGTCCCCACCAGGTTCTTGCCCTCGGCCGTGTTGATGCCGGTCTTGCCGCCGACCGCCGCGTCCACCATCGCGAGCAGCGTCGTCGGCACCTGCACGACCTTCACGCCCCGCAGCCAGGTCGACGCCACGAAGCCCGCGAGGTCCGTCGTCGCACCCCCGCCGAGCCCGACCACCGCGTCGCTGCGCGTGAAGTCCGCCTGCCCCAGCACCTGCCAGCAGAACGCCGCGACCTGCGCCGTCTTGGCCGGCTCCGCGTCCGGGACCTCCGCGAGCAGCGTCTCGAACCCCTGGGCCGTCAGGTCCTCGCGGACCGTCTCGGCCGTCGCGGCCAGCGCCGCGGGGTGGATCACCAGGACCTTCCGGACGCCGTCGCCCAGCAGCCGCGGCAGCTCGCCCAGCAGGTGCCGGCCGATCAGCACGTCGTACGGCTGCGCACCGCGCACCTCGACCGTGCGCGTCGCCGTGCCGCCGGTCGTGCCCGGCACGTCCGCCGAGCCCGTCGTCCCCGTCATGCCCCCGCCCCGTCCTCGTCCGGGCGCCGGTCCGCCAGCGCCTCCTCGACCCGCTCGGCCACCCGCGCCGGCGGGACGCCGTCGGTGGACACCACCACGGACGCCACCCGCTCGTACACCGGCCGGCGCTCCTCCATGAGCTGCTGCCAGCGCGCCCGGGGGTTGCCCAGCAGCAGCGGACGCGACTGGTTGAACCCGACCCGCGGGGCCGCGTGCCGCAGCGACACGTCGAGGAACACCACGACGCCGCCCCGCTCGCGGTACGCGGCCAGCGCCTCCTGGGTGGCCGGGTGCAGGACCGCCCCGCCGCCCAGCGCGAGCACGCCGTCGTGCTCCGCCAGCGCGACGCGCACGGCCTCGTGCTCGAGCTCCCGGAACCGCGGCTCGCCGTCGTCGACGAAGATGTCCGCGACCGCCTTGCCGGCCACGCGCTCGACGTCGGCGTCGGTGTCCCGCGCCGCCAGCCCCCACCGGCGGGCCAGGGCCTGCGCGACGGTCGACTTGCCGGACCCGGGCGGCCCGACCAGGACGACCCGCGGTCCGGGCGTTCCCCCGCCGGTCATCGCAGCAGGTCGGGCACGGACGCGACGTACGCCTCGAGGTTGCGCCGCACCTCCCCGACCGAGTCGCCGCCCGTCTTCTCCAGCAGGGCGTCCGCGACCACGAGCGCGACCATCGCCTCCGCGACGACCGCCGCCGGCGGGACCGCGCACACGTCGGAGCGCTGGTGCTGGGCCTTCGCCGGCTCGCCGCTGGCGGTGTCGACCGTGTCCAGCGCGCGCGGCACCGTCGAGATCGGCTTCATCGCCGCGCGCACGCGCAGCACCTCGCCGTTCGTCATGCCGCCCTCGAGCCCGCCCGCGCGGTTCGAGCGCCGGCGGATCACGCCGTCCGCGTCACGCTCCATCTCGTCGTGCGCCTGCGACCCCCGCCGCGTCGCCGTGCGGAAGCCGTCGCCGACCTCCACGCCCTTGATCGCCTGGATGCCCATGAGCGCACCCGCGAGCCGCGCGTCCAGCCGCCGGTCCGCGTGCACGTACGAGCCCAGGCCCGACGGCAGCCCGTACACGAGCACCTCCACGACGCCGCCGAGGGTGTCGCCGTCCTTGTGGCACTCGTCGATCTCGGCCACCATCGCCGCCGACGTCGCCGCGTCGAAGCAGCGCACCGGGTCCGCGTCGAGCGCCGTGACGTCGTCCGGGCCGGGCAGCGCCGCGTCGTCCGGGACCGCCACCGGCCCGATGCCCACCACGTGCGACACCAGCCGGACGCCCGCCGCCTGCTCCAGGAACCGCGCCGCGACCGTCCCGAGCGCCACCCGCGTCGCCGTCTCCCGCGCGGACGCCCGCTCCAGCACCGGACGCGCGTCGTCGAACGCGTACTTGCGCATCCCGACGAGGTCCGCGTGGCCCGGCCGCGGCCGCGTCAGCGGGGCGTTGCGCGCGCGGTTCAGCTTCTCCGGGTCGTCCACCGGGTCCGCCGACATCACGTCGACCCACTTCGGCCACTCGGTGTTGCCGATCTCGATCGCCACCGGGCCGCCCTGCGACAACCCGAGCCGCACGCCGCCGAGGATGCGCACCTCGTCCTGCTCGAACTTCATGCGCGCGCCGCGGCCGTACCCCAGCCGCCGCCGCGCCAGCGCGTCGCGGATGTGAGCCGACTCGACCTCGACACCCGCGGGGAGACCCTCCAGGACGCCCACCAGGGCGGGGCCGTGCGACTCACCGGACGTCAACCAACGGAGCATGGTCGCGATCCTCCCATGTCGGGCGGGCAGCACCGCGCCCCGGTCCACGGGGTGGGCCGGGGCGCGGGGAGGGGTGCCGGGTCAGGCGTCGGCACCGAGCGCGGGCTTGCCCGGGTCGAGCGGGGGAAGGCTCCCGTCCTGCTCCGGTGCCGTGAGCCCGGCGGGGTCGATGAGGACGTACAAGTTGCCGGTGATCGTCAGCTCGACGTCGCCGCGAACCGTAGCGGGCCGCCCGTCGGCGGCCTCCGCGTCGTCCTGCCCGAAGCCCTCCAGATCGGTGACGAGGAACAGGCGCCCGTCCGCGCTCTGCAGGTCGGAGATGAACCCGAGCGAGCTGACGAAGTTCCCGAGGACGGTGATCGTGACCGGCACGGCCACGAACCCATCAGGACCTGGGACGGCGGCCGTCGGCGTCTCCGCCGTCGACTTGTCTGCGTTCTCCCCCCCCGACGTGTCATCGGGACTCGCCGACGGCTCGGGACTCGGCGACGCGCTCGAGGCGTCGGTGGGCGCCGGCTCGGGTGTCAGTGCCCCCCGGTTGTCGACGACGCTCATCGGGTCGGCGACCTCGACGTTGACCGTCGGGATCTGGCGTGCGGTCTGGATCTCGTCGACCCACCGCAGGAAGTCGTCCACCTGAGCTGTGGTCGGTATGCCGACCTGCAGTTGCGCGAGCTCCGCCTTCAGCTCCGGGAGCTTGGCGGAGTCCGCCGACAACTGATGCAGCTTCGCCTCCAGCTGGACGTTCTGCGCACGGGTCGTCTCACTCTCCGCCGTCAGCCGCGCCGACTCGTCCAGCACCGGCGACACGCCGAGGAACCAGGTGCCGACCAGAGCCACGACGCCAATGAATGCCGCACCGGCGATCCAGGTTCCCCTCTTCGCGCCCATCAGCCGTCGCTCCCCTCGGTCGTGCCGGCACCGTCCGGCCGCAGGTAGCGGTTCGAGTACGCGTCCTGCGTGACGAAAACCGACAGGGTGACCCGGTAGAAGACCGCACCGTCCTCCTCCGCGACCTCCGCTGTCGAGAACCACGGCGACACGAATCCTGGCATCGTCTCGAGCGTCTCCATGAGCGTCGCCGTGTCCGGCAGCACCGTGCTGCGCAGCGTCAGCGAGATGGCACCGGTCGGCGCGAAGCGCAGCGCGTTCCCACTCGCGACCTCCGGGTCGATCACGCTGGGCTGGTCGACGACGAAGCCCTCGATCTTCATGTCGTTGGGCAGCAGCGCGGCGATCGCGCCGATGCGCTCGGCCCACAGGACGTCGGTCGCCATCCCCATCTCGCGCGCCGTCCACGCCCGGTTCAGCGCTGACTCCACCTGCGGCAGCTCGGCGTACTTCGCGATCTGGACCTGGAGGTCGGCCGTGCGCTGTTGCTCGCGAGCGAGCTCGTCCTGGGCGTCGCTGCGCTGGAGAGCCGCATACCCGTACATCGCGGCACACAAGGCCAGGACCGCCACGAGAGCGATGGCGAGCCAACGCTGCAGGACCCGCAACCCGCGCGCGGAGCGCACCTCGGGCGGTAGCAGGTTGACTTGTGGCGGACGCCCGAGGATCGGGACGACGGCGGCACCCTGGTCGTGGGCGAGCTCGGTGACGCTCATGCTGCAACTCCGAAGGCGAGGCCGACCGGCATCGTGACCCGCGACTCGAACCCCGAGAGGTCAGGGCCCTTCTTGGGCCGCCGGACTCCCACCAGCGCGTCGCCGAGCGCGACGGGGAGCCGACTGGCCGACGAGAGGTACTGACCGAGCCCGGGAAGGTGAGCGCCACCCCCCGTCAGGACGACCCCCTCGATCCCCGCGCCCGGATGGTTGCCCTGGTAGTACACGAAGGTGTTGCGGATCGCCTCGACCAGCGTCCTCGTCACGGCGCCGATCGCTTCGCCGGCCGCCTCCTGCCCGGATGGGTACTGGTGCGCCACGCCCAGCTCCCGCTTGATGGTCTCGGCGTCGGGGACGGCGACGCCGAGACCGCTCGCAATCGCCTGGGTCACGTTCTGGCCACCCGACGGCAGTGTTCGGACCAGGCGCGGGATGCCGTGCGCAGACACGATCACGTCGGTGACCGCCGCGCCGATCTCGACGAACGCGACGACCCGCGAACCCAAATCACCCCGGGCAAGGGCCCTCAGCAGCGCGAAGGCGTTGAGGTCGACCATCGTGGGACGCAGACCGGCCCCCTCGACAGCCACGACGTTCGCGTTGACGGTGTCCCGCTGGGCGGCGACGAGCATGCCGCGCAGGGTGCGGCCCTGCGGCCCCGAGACCTCATCCGTCGGGAAGAAGTCGAGAAGTGCCTCATCGGTCGACATCGGGAGCGACTCCTGCACCTGGAAGGGCAGGGTCTCCCTGATCTGAGCCGGCGGCATCCACGGCAGCTCGATCTCGCGCACGAGGACCCGCTGGTTCCCGACGCCGATGACGACATCGCGGGTACTGAACTTCGCCCGCGACCAGAGCTGGCGCAGGATCGTCGAGACCGTTGCCGGCTCGGCCACCTCACCGTCGCGTACCGCGCCGTGCGGCAACGGCGCCTCCGCGTAGCGCAGGAGAGTCGCTGACTGACCGGTCTTGCCGCGGCCGCTGAACTCCAGCTCGGCCGCCCGCACCGCGGTCGTACCGATGTCGAGTCCGATCACGCGGGTGCTCGCCACGTCGGCCTCTCCTCCCTGTCGGTGGTCTTCCGTGCTATCGGCCGCACACCCCGCCCACTTGAGACGTCGCGCTGACGACCACCTGGTCAGATCACGAGGTCGACGTACCAGCCCGAGATCTGCGCCCCCACCAGCAGACCGGTAGCCGCGCCCAGCAGCATCCAGGGCCCGAACGGGATGGCCGTCCTGCGCCCCGCTCGCCGCCCAGCGACCAGACTGATGCCGACGATGCCACCCAGCAGGAAAGCAGCGAACCACCCCACGACGAGGTTGCCCCACCCAGCCCACGCGAGGTACATCCCGAGGACGCCGGCGAGCTTGACGTCGCCCTGTCCCATGCCCCGCGGGTACAGCAGCACGATCAGCAGGTACACCGCGAACATGACGGCGCCGCCCGTCACGGCCCGGACCAAAGCGCCCCAGTCAGACGCGCCACCCGGGTTCCAGCTAGCGAGGGCGAGCAGCACCAGCGCCATGGGGTACGAGGGCAGGACGAGCTTGTCCGGCAGGCGCTGGGAGTCCAGGTCGATCAGCGCGAGCGCCACGCCGATCGCGGTCAGGTAGAGATAGGCCGGAAGCACCCAGCTCGGGCCTGCCGACCAGCCGACGGTGGCGAACAGTGCAGCTGTCCCGGCCTCGACGGCCGGGTACCGCGACGAGATCGACTCCCCGCAGTCGCGGCACCGTCCGCGCAGCACCAGCCACGACAGGACCGGCACGTTGTCACGGGCGCGGATCTCGTGCCTGCAACGGGGGCAGGCCGAGCGTGGGCTCACGACGGACTCACCCCGCGGGACCCGCCAGACGACGACGTTGAGGAACGAGCCGATCGCGAGGCCGAGGACTCCGCAGAGCAAGGCGGTGAGCGCCTGGACAGGCACCTCGTCAGCCCCGGTCGCGCTCGAACGACACCGACCAGGGTGTGGCTGCCGGGTCCACGACCGAACCGACCGGTGTGTACGTGAGGTTCACGGAGGTGCTGAACGCCATGGTGCAGCCATACATCTGGCCGGTGAGAACAGGCGTGTTCTTCACCGAGATCGGACGGGCGGAGTACATCAGCACGGCGAGCTTCGGGTCTTGGGTCCAGGTGCCTGACGTGAGCTCGATCCCCGGCGACGCGGTCGAGCTACACGTCGTAGCAGCTGCGGGCCAGGGGTTCACGAGGTAGACGCTGTGCTTCTGCCCGTCGCCCGAGGTGAACTTGATGTTCCCGTTCTGGTTGATCTGATTGGCCACGATCACGAGGTCGGCCTTCAGCTCAAACCAGAGCGACATGCCGAGGGTGACGCCGCCCGCACACTCTGTTCGCGTATCGAAGCGCGTGTTCGCGGAGATGACGATCGGCGACGGATACCGATTCCCGCCCCAGTTCAGGTTGCACGCGCCGGGCTTCGAACCGGAGCTCATCGCGTCGAGGACGGTGCTGCCCCAGGGCTTCGTCGTGAAGCCGGAGGTGATCGAGGGGTCGTCGGCGGTGAGTCGCGGGAACTCGTTCGCCGCAGACACCGGGTACGCGGGCGGGGCCGCGACGGTCTGGTTCTCGGCGAGCCGCGGGCCCCACGCCGAGACGATGGCGGCCCGGTGCGACCCGCTGACCACACCGCCGAGGGTGATGGTGTTCACCGTCGTGGACGGGACGCCGTTGACGAGCAGCGAGCCGCGCGCCAGCACCGACGTGCCGAGCTTGGTCCCGCCGTTCGGCATGACGACGTTGGTCCCCGCGTGGGTCATGCCGGCGACGTCGCACGGGTTGCTCTGGAAGGTCGCGGTCTTCCCGACGAGCAGGTTGCCGCCGATCGTCGTGCCGGCTGAGCACTGGAAGTCACCTTCGGTCAGGACCGAGCCGTTCACCGTGCACGGGGAGCTGGAGAAGTTGATGTCGCCGCGCGCGTACAGACTGCCCTGCAGTGTCATCGCTGATGCGCAGTTGAACTTGCCCTCGGTGAAGATGTCCGCCGAGTTCGTCCCCGTGCTGTCGTACACGGAGACGTTGGTGCTCACGTTGACGCCGTTCAGCCCGAACATGGCCTTGCTGAACTTGGGCGAGCCGGCAGGTTTCGTGAACAGAGCCTCCACCGTGCGGACATCCCCGTCGTCCGAGCCGACACCACGTGCCGTCGCTCGTCCGGCCGAGACAAGGAACACAGAACGCGAGCTCGCGGTCGGGCACGCGACCGGCAGGGCCGCCGTGGCGTCACCGGCATTCGACGGATGGAGGGTCACGGTGTAGCCGGGGTTCGTCCCCGTCACGGTTCCTGAGACGCACGTCCCC is a window encoding:
- the pilM gene encoding type IV pilus assembly protein PilM, encoding MASTRVIGLDIGTTAVRAAELEFSGRGKTGQSATLLRYAEAPLPHGAVRDGEVAEPATVSTILRQLWSRAKFSTRDVVIGVGNQRVLVREIELPWMPPAQIRETLPFQVQESLPMSTDEALLDFFPTDEVSGPQGRTLRGMLVAAQRDTVNANVVAVEGAGLRPTMVDLNAFALLRALARGDLGSRVVAFVEIGAAVTDVIVSAHGIPRLVRTLPSGGQNVTQAIASGLGVAVPDAETIKRELGVAHQYPSGQEAAGEAIGAVTRTLVEAIRNTFVYYQGNHPGAGIEGVVLTGGGAHLPGLGQYLSSASRLPVALGDALVGVRRPKKGPDLSGFESRVTMPVGLAFGVAA
- a CDS encoding RNA polymerase sigma factor; amino-acid sequence: MPVPAPPHEVDPWPRVVDPVPDDAGQATRPADATPGADATDRRPVGAAHLEDLYAAHARTVYRFARTRLDAVDAEDVVAEVFATVWRRGAPDLADPRAWLLAVARRVMANHIRSLGRRVALHDRLRALPPAVGEDGGALVDELYDLRRAIARLRPADREVIGLLAAAELSTAELASVLGCTPAGAATKVHRARRRLRAVYQALDREEG
- a CDS encoding A24 family peptidase, giving the protein MPVQALTALLCGVLGLAIGSFLNVVVWRVPRGESVVSPRSACPRCRHEIRARDNVPVLSWLVLRGRCRDCGESISSRYPAVEAGTAALFATVGWSAGPSWVLPAYLYLTAIGVALALIDLDSQRLPDKLVLPSYPMALVLLALASWNPGGASDWGALVRAVTGGAVMFAVYLLIVLLYPRGMGQGDVKLAGVLGMYLAWAGWGNLVVGWFAAFLLGGIVGISLVAGRRAGRRTAIPFGPWMLLGAATGLLVGAQISGWYVDLVI
- a CDS encoding PilN domain-containing protein → MSVTELAHDQGAAVVPILGRPPQVNLLPPEVRSARGLRVLQRWLAIALVAVLALCAAMYGYAALQRSDAQDELAREQQRTADLQVQIAKYAELPQVESALNRAWTAREMGMATDVLWAERIGAIAALLPNDMKIEGFVVDQPSVIDPEVASGNALRFAPTGAISLTLRSTVLPDTATLMETLETMPGFVSPWFSTAEVAEEDGAVFYRVTLSVFVTQDAYSNRYLRPDGAGTTEGSDG
- a CDS encoding shikimate kinase yields the protein MTGGGTPGPRVVLVGPPGSGKSTVAQALARRWGLAARDTDADVERVAGKAVADIFVDDGEPRFRELEHEAVRVALAEHDGVLALGGGAVLHPATQEALAAYRERGGVVVFLDVSLRHAAPRVGFNQSRPLLLGNPRARWQQLMEERRPVYERVASVVVSTDGVPPARVAERVEEALADRRPDEDGAGA
- the aroB gene encoding 3-dehydroquinate synthase, whose amino-acid sequence is MTGTTGSADVPGTTGGTATRTVEVRGAQPYDVLIGRHLLGELPRLLGDGVRKVLVIHPAALAATAETVREDLTAQGFETLLAEVPDAEPAKTAQVAAFCWQVLGQADFTRSDAVVGLGGGATTDLAGFVASTWLRGVKVVQVPTTLLAMVDAAVGGKTGINTAEGKNLVGTFHPPVGVLCDLAALESMPRHDYVAGLGEVVKCGFIADPRILDLVEAHRDEVTDPVRGAASPVLAELVERSVAVKARVVGEDLTEQGLREILNYGHTLGHAIEHVERYSWRHGAAVSVGMVYAAELARLAGRLDETVVARHRSVLEGLGLPTSYRGDRWDQLHAAMRRDKKTRGDRLRFVVLDDVARPSRLEGPDPTLLVAAYAEISEGVSAPRGLSLG
- a CDS encoding SatD family protein — its product is MWIMTVDQQDSRRVGDRVGALLDALGAETSPLAAAAPRGVVLPFERTVGDEVQAVLADPALVVALTLHLVRLGGWSIGIGAGSVDEPLPASSREASGRAFIHAREAVEAAKSRSRTVPVAVRGDDPSAAAESEAVLALLGAVVARRTAAGWAVVDRMTSVPGTEPPRQEDAAAALGISQQAVSERLRTALWAEELAARPAAARLLRLAAGPRDDGAAVEGEEPA
- the aroC gene encoding chorismate synthase codes for the protein MLRWLTSGESHGPALVGVLEGLPAGVEVESAHIRDALARRRLGYGRGARMKFEQDEVRILGGVRLGLSQGGPVAIEIGNTEWPKWVDVMSADPVDDPEKLNRARNAPLTRPRPGHADLVGMRKYAFDDARPVLERASARETATRVALGTVAARFLEQAAGVRLVSHVVGIGPVAVPDDAALPGPDDVTALDADPVRCFDAATSAAMVAEIDECHKDGDTLGGVVEVLVYGLPSGLGSYVHADRRLDARLAGALMGIQAIKGVEVGDGFRTATRRGSQAHDEMERDADGVIRRRSNRAGGLEGGMTNGEVLRVRAAMKPISTVPRALDTVDTASGEPAKAQHQRSDVCAVPPAAVVAEAMVALVVADALLEKTGGDSVGEVRRNLEAYVASVPDLLR
- a CDS encoding M15 family metallopeptidase, giving the protein MRDPRPVHGRACASAVVLLVVVGLLAACASATPAGGDAAPVPEGVTSPAGRDPAADDPSSPGPAPGAQGGHAGDRGPDLSAHSPDDPSSPWVVVNKARPLDRAYVPELTEVRGYLLHPAAATDLTALLAAAEEDGVHLTVRSAYRSAEYQARVHDGWVAQLGRERAEQVSARPGHSEHQTGLAVDLGSTTQPGCDFSDCFGSTPEGRWLVEHATDFGFLLRYTAANQDLTGFAPEGWHLRHVGRELSAHLARERVDTLEELFDVPGGDRYP